The Pirellulales bacterium DNA window ACCATCACCACGGTGCGGCCATCGCGGCTAAATTCCTCCAAAAATTCCAACACTTGTTCCCGTGTTTGTGGGTCAAGATTGCCGGTCGGTTCATCCGCCAGGATTACCTTGGGGTCATTCGCTAGCGTGCGGGCCAAAGCGACTCGCTGCTGCTGTCCGACACTCAGCTCGCTCGGCTTGTGGTCAAATCGCGTGGTGAGGCCAACGCGGACCAACAACTGGGCGGCGATTTCTTGCTGCTTGTCGCTCGGAACACCGGCGAGCATCAGCGGTGCTTTCACGTTTTCCAACGCCGTCAAATACGGAACGAGATTAAATGTCTGAAACACGAAGCCGATCTGGCGTTGGCGGATTGCGGCACGAGCCCCGGCAGTCGCATCGTACAGCGATTGGCCATCCAGCCACAACTTTCCGTCGCTCGGAGCGAGCATGCCGCCAAGGATCGACAGCAGCGTTGTCTTGCCGCTGCCGCTGGGACCAACAACAGCGATGAACTCGCCGACGCCGACTTCGAACGAAGTGGGTCGGAGCGCCACGATTTCTGCGCTGCCGCGATGATAGCGTTTGGATATTTTTTGTAAT harbors:
- a CDS encoding ABC transporter ATP-binding protein; protein product: MFRLQKISKRYHRGSAEIVALRPTSFEVGVGEFIAVVGPSGSGKTTLLSILGGMLAPSDGKLWLDGQSLYDATAGARAAIRQRQIGFVFQTFNLVPYLTALENVKAPLMLAGVPSDKQQEIAAQLLVRVGLTTRFDHKPSELSVGQQQRVALARTLANDPKVILADEPTGNLDPQTREQVLEFLEEFSRDGRTVVMVTHDPAAAARAGRIIQLVEGGVAADEQQSARKAA